AGGATGGATGAGTTGGACGATGATGCGGCGATGATCGTGCGGGTCATCTGTGTCAAGATGTTGAAGCTCTTGACGCCCGAGATGGAAGCGGATGGTGAGGAGGAGCCGACGACAGAGTGAGCGACGAGGCTCGGACAACCGGCCTGACAGGACAAAAATGTCATTTTTTGTTGCACGAACTACCGGGCTGAAACTTTTATGGTTCGGCACATGTAAAAACTATGAAGCGACATCCTTGTTCGTAGGAGACAAATAGCGTGTCTATTTTTAGGGTCTGTGTTAGAGATGCCCCGACGTGGCAAGGAAAAAAAAGGAAGCATGGCGACACGTAAGCAATCCAAACTATAATTAACAAAAAAAAAAGTACATAGCATGTCGTATTTGAGGTAGTGGCAACAAATGTTCTCCAAGGAAGAATGTGCTTCCTGACTGAATAAAAATGATATGTGTAGTCATTTTCTTTCATATCTCGACTTGTCAGATGAGCCATACACGAGAACAGAAACAAAACTGTCAGTTTTCTATGTACCTATACTTCTATCACAGATTCACAGGTGCTATAAAATCAACCCTATACAAGAGAGAAAAATATACGGGCACAGGTGCAACTAGCAAGATATGGCAGCCACCCGCATAAAAGAAAACAGGATATGGCAGGAAGCTACTGTACCAAATACAAAAAGTTacagttttttttctttttaaaaTAAAATTACAGTTAGGATTAGCGTTTCCTCCTCCTCCACCCACGAGTGCAATGGCcgtgtactccctccggtcctttttactctgcacattggatttgtcgaaagtcaaactttgctaagtttgactaaatttatattaaaaattattagcatctataatatttaataaatataatatgaaaatatattccaagataaatctaatgatattggtgttgttatgtgaatgtctataattttttatataaatttggtcaaagttggatgagattgacttcggacaaacctaatatgcagagtaaaaaggaccggagggagtacaagcCCAGTGTCCTCCTCGGCTCCTCCCAATTCGCTTAGCTGTTCATCCTTCAAACAATCCTTCTATCACACGGCTTCCGTCGCACGGTGGAACGATCAATTCCGCAATCTCCTGCCGCAGTTTGTACTTGAGCTCGGCTCTAACCTTCCACTTCATCTGGCGATTACAGGTGGCAAGAAATTCGGCGGTAAACTCCTCCGAGCTTAAACACTTGAGCGGAGCCCAACACTCGTCCAGGTAGCACTTCCTGTACCGCTTGATCATTGAAGTGAGCAGCGGTTCTACATCGGGGAAGGATGCTCCTGGACGCCGCACCATTTGACGAACAACACAGGTGTTATTCAGGAGAAATATGTATTTTCGACCCTTTTCACCTTCGTGTATCAATTCTGCAGCTTGCTCCATCTTGGATCCCCAGAAACCAACCATGTCATGTACTGGCTGCATCAAATATGTGTTACCGAAATAATGCTGCAGGGCTTGTACGAGGAGGTCATTTCCTGGATGAATGGTTGATTCGTCGCTGCTGGGGAAGTCCAGGACTATTCGTTCCCAATCATTTACCATCTTACTCGGAATCTCAGCTGACCTGTTCAAGAGAAAGGCAGGTCCGGCGCACTGTTAAGAACCATTTCaaatgctccaagaaaaacattTCAAATGGTAATTGAATTCGCACAATTGCAGTTTTGATTGTGGGGAAATATAACCATTTCGCCCGATTTTGTACTAGAAATTAGCACACTGGCTAAGCAGTACTGATTAGTCCTCCCTCAGCTACTGATGCTCGCGGCGACAGGCGGCCGCCGCGGAGTGGCAACCGACGGGGCGCAGGCAGCGCTGCGAGAGGCGGGGAGTGCGGCGAGCCGAGCACACGCGGAGCGGTGGCCTAGGTGCTCGGCGCGGCGAGCTGCGATCCAGCGAGGCCGTCGCGGACACGCAGCTATGGCCTGCTGGGCGTGCCGCTGGGCATCCATTGAGCAGCGAGCGCGACGCGACGAGCAGCGTGCTGGGCGGCACGGCAGGGCGCGCAGCGGGCCGGCAATTGATGCGTTACGCCGCGTGGCGCGTCCAGGGGCGGTGGTACCATGGTAGGCGGGAGCGGGCCGGGCGGCAAGCAGCGCGGCGGTATCACAGGGCGGTAGGCCGGACCCGGCGGTCACCTAGAACCCTGACCAGTTTCGACTCTCCCTGGACGCTGGACAGGGCCGGTTCTAGGCTAGGCTCGTCGCGCAGGCCGGGTGCCAGAACAGAGCACGGAGGCGAAAGCACGGTGCCAAAATGAAACAAAAGGAGGGCCGGGGGTCGGTGCATTCATGTACCTGCCGAGGATCACTTCCATTGTTTCAGCTCCGCCGGCTTGCTTCTCCTTCGCCGTCCTCGCCATCGTCATCTTCTTCCTCGCCGTCGACGGAGGGGCAGCGCGCGAGCGAGAGGGATGGCGctgcggacggcggcggcggcgagctccgaATCTCGTTGGAAGGATTGGCTGATGCTGCTCCGGGCGCGCGCGAGGAAGAGGGATGCAGCTGCAGACCGGCGGCGAGCGTGGAAGGATTGGGCGATGGGATTCGGGGCGCGCGCGAGCAAGAGGGGTGGAGCCGCAAAGGGTTGGTCGGGGGGATTGGGGGCGAGCGCTTCAGTTTTCTTATAGTACTGGCATTAGCGAGCTCAATCAGACAATCACCGGCAGGATGGCGACCCGCTGCTGCTGACCGGAGTTGCCGCAAGTACGACATATTTTTGGTCCGTGGCGCACCCGACGCGTTGGGGTAGCGCCGCGTTGCTGCACCGCATGCAGGCGAGGCGAGGGCGCGCACACACGTTATGGCGTTGCCGGGGTCAAGCTAGCTAAGCCGCGCGCGCCGCGGTTGAGCCTGGACTCGAGCCGGACCGTGTGGTTGGTTCACGTCGTCATCTCGTGGCGGAACGGAATCATATGGGAGGGAGTTGATTCGAGGCCGCTCGCTCAAGTTATGTTAGGTGGACCGAGCCGAGGAACTACCAATCATTCACCGCGCTTCCACGCGGACTCGATTCAACACAAAATTGGCGCGAGTGAGGATTTGGAGACTGAAACGGGGGATTGTTTAAGAACGAGAGCGTTACAGCCGTTTCttttttctagaaaaaaaatcGTCCGATCCACTAATAGTGATAGTGTCCAATCGCAGTATAAGGGCATGTACAACGgtatattttttttgaaaaatcacgggggagggagggggggggggagctCCCCACCTGAATATATTTCTCATTTTGTAACCCAACGCTTGTCTGATTACAAAGGTGAATTACATAAGCACGTGTAATCGTGAAAAGAAGTAGGAATGCCATGAGAGGGTGGCCTGTTTATGATCCGGTTTTCTCATCCGGTGCGTCCAAAGCATCAAGTCATCCAGGATTCGCTTCAAGGTGGAGATACTGTGGTGGTTTTGTTGCTTGAATGTCATAGCATTTCTTGCATCCCAGATCTTCCATAAGATAATAAGGAGGACAGAGTGCCATATCGTTGCATCCACCTGGGCGGGTAGACGGCAATCCCATAGATCATCGATGGAAGTGGAGGGTGAGAGTCCAATCCTTTACCAAATTCGCTGAGCGAGCGGGCAGTCGATGAAGATGTGTGAGCTGGTCTCGCCGTCGAAACCACATCGTGGACAAAGGGAGTCTGTGACGGTGTGCTTTCGGAGGAGGTTGCTTTTGGAGTTAAGACGGCCACGGGATAGGAGCCATGCAAAGATCTTTACGCGGTTGGGGACGCATGAAGACCAAATGGCAATTGCATGCATATCATCCTCATTTTCGCCCATGATCAGCTAGTAGGCGGCCCGCGTGGAGAAGCGCGTGCCACCGTTAAGGAAGCGCTGGTCCGGCCCTGGCGATACCTGGAAATCCTGCAAGAGAGACAACAACGAGCACATCTCGGAAGCAGCATTAGTTGTTAGGCGGTTCCATAGGATTGATTCTAAACCGTTGTTCAAAACAGCGGCCACACGAGCGAGAGGCGAGGTGGTATGCGAATATAGGCAGGGAAATAGAGTAGCAAGCAATTGTTGGTGAAGCCAGGTATCTAGCCAAAAGTAGGTGTTGGTGCCCGAGTTTGTAAGAACAAAGGTTATTGCGTGCAGAGCTGGGAGTTGCTGGTTTATTGTGTGGCAGAGGAAAGAGGGGctggggggtgggggggggggggggggtgggtggTGGCATGCTGATCCATTCTAGCCAAGGGTTTTGTTCTGGGAGTAGTGCTTTGACAACAAATTTCATTAGTAGACAGTTATTCTGAACATGCAGATTTTTTAGGCCCAAGCCACCAAACTTTTTTGGTTTACAAACATTTTTCCAGGCAACTAAGCATTGAGCACCGGTGCATGTTTCTTCCGCAGCCCAAAAGAAAGCCCGACGGATAGAGTAGGGTTTTTAGAACACTTTTGGGAATGAGGAAGACGGACATGAAGTATACCAGGATGGAATCTAGGACGGCAGACAACAAAATGAGTCTGTCTCCCTTGGAGAGAAGTTTAGCTCGCCAGCCCGTCAGAAATTTTCGGCATCGTTCAATAATGGGTAGAAAGGCGTTAGGCAGGAGGCGTGTAGGGGCCAGGGGTAGACCTAGGTAGATTTGGGGGAAGGTTGAGGTGGTGCATAGTAGAGTCGCGGCAATTGAGTCCGCAAGTGTGGGGCAAACATGCATCGGCACGAATGTGGTTTTTGTGAAGTTTATCATGAGGCCAGTAGCCAAGGCAAAGTTGTGGAGAATGCTTTTGAGTTGTAGGGCTGCGTCATTGGATGCCTTTGCGATAATAAGTATGTCATCAGCATATTGTAGGACTGTCGGTGGTAGATGTGTGAACAGGGGATGTGTGAGGTGTAGAGGGTCGCAGTCCTGATTGATCATTTGTTGGAGGAGGTCAGCCACGATGATGAAAAGATAGGGTGATATAGGGTCTCCTTGTCTAAGTCCGTTCTTGCAGTTTATCCAGTTTCCCGGGATACCATTTAGCATGACGGCCGTTTTTCCAGATGAAAGAAGATCCTGAATCCAGGCTGTAAATTTTGGTGGGAATCCACGGCAGCGTAGGATGGTGAGAATTGATTTCCCAGATAGTGAGTCAAAAGCTTTGGAGAAGTCAAGTTTAATGACCATGGTTGGGGCTTTTCGTGAATGGCAAGCACCAACGAGGTCTGCGGCGAAGACGAAATTGTCAGCGATGCATCGTCCCGGGATAAAGCCAGTCTGGTTTCCACGGACAAGTAGAGGGACAAACGGTTTGAGTCTGTTGGTGAGTACTTTTGCGACTGCTTTGATGGGGCAATTCTGAAGAGAGATAGGTCAGTAGGCGTCAGGTGTATTTGAGAGTTCTTTTTTTTGCAGCAAGATTAGGTGGGCTCTATTCAAGCATTCGGTTTGGGCAGAGAGGTTCTGGAAATCAGTCATAAAAGAGAATATGTGGGTTTTAACTAgattccagtattttttatagaACTTGGGACCGAAGCCGTACGGACCAGGGCTAGCGAGGGAGTTCATTTGCATAAAAGCCTATTTGATTTCTTCGATCGTAAAGGGAGTGTCTAGGTTGAGGAGTTGGGGTAGCGGGTGGGGGTAGTAATGTTGTGGTTGTAATGGGCATGTGTTGGTTGGAGGTGAGCCAAGGATGGAAGTGAAATGATCCCGAAGAATAGTTGCTTTTTGGTCATGTGAGTGGAACTCCGTCCCATTAACG
This region of Triticum urartu cultivar G1812 unplaced genomic scaffold, Tu2.1 TuUngrouped_contig_4812, whole genome shotgun sequence genomic DNA includes:
- the LOC125528354 gene encoding uncharacterized protein LOC125528354, yielding MTMARTAKEKQAGGAETMEVILGRSAEIPSKMVNDWERIVLDFPSSDESTIHPGNDLLVQALQHYFGNTYLMQPVHDMVGFWGSKMEQAAELIHEGEKGRKYIFLLNNTCVVRQMVRRPGASFPDVEPLLTSMIKRYRKCYLDECWAPLKCLSSEEFTAEFLATCNRQMKWKVRAELKYKLRQEIAELIVPPCDGSRVIEGLFEG